From a region of the Deltaproteobacteria bacterium genome:
- a CDS encoding class I SAM-dependent methyltransferase, which yields MPLHKTRAMPIPQRLIQWAVRSRVFRKFAHSLLIAEPQEADPSEGNTLLESFVVRCQAIDRPRVLELGTKRSIAERSTRHDVWIPHASEYLGTDITSGEDVDIVADVHRLTHVVGEEQFDVIVSCSTFEHFKYPHLAAHEIMKTLRVGGVLLIQTHHAFPLHAYPYDYFRFSREALAGLFGTQMGFKVVSTAYQFSAKLFSKQEPITAQFPMFLNVLLFGEKIGKTPDTYVFEYDVS from the coding sequence ATGCCCCTCCACAAAACACGAGCTATGCCCATTCCACAGCGCCTTATTCAATGGGCGGTTCGGTCACGAGTTTTCAGGAAATTTGCCCATTCCCTTTTGATCGCTGAACCTCAGGAAGCTGATCCTTCTGAGGGAAACACCCTTTTGGAAAGTTTCGTTGTCCGTTGTCAGGCGATCGACCGGCCTCGGGTGCTCGAACTCGGCACCAAACGATCTATTGCAGAACGGTCAACGCGCCACGACGTTTGGATTCCTCACGCAAGTGAGTATCTCGGAACGGATATCACAAGTGGAGAAGATGTTGATATCGTCGCCGACGTGCATCGTTTGACGCACGTTGTTGGCGAAGAGCAGTTCGATGTGATTGTCTCGTGTTCGACCTTCGAACACTTCAAATACCCTCACCTCGCAGCTCACGAAATTATGAAAACGCTACGGGTCGGCGGGGTGCTACTTATTCAAACTCACCACGCTTTTCCCCTTCACGCCTACCCGTACGATTACTTCCGCTTCTCGCGCGAGGCTCTGGCTGGACTTTTTGGCACCCAGATGGGCTTCAAGGTCGTTTCAACCGCATACCAGTTTTCTGCAAAACTGTTCTCGAAGCAAGAACCTATCACTGCACAATTTCCGATGTTCCTGAATGTTCTACTGTTCGGCGAGAAGATCGGCAAAACCCCGGATACATACGTCTTCGAGTATGATGTGAGTTAG
- a CDS encoding Zn-ribbon domain-containing OB-fold protein: MAEEKKYKKPIPRIDEENKPFWEACARHELYVQKCRSCGKVFYYARSFCPEDLSQDLEWVKCSGKGKVYTFTVTRQNQSAGFRDNLPYIMAYVELDEGVRMLTNIVECKPEDVKIGMPVEVTFEDATPEISIPLFRPAR; this comes from the coding sequence ATGGCCGAAGAAAAAAAATACAAAAAACCGATTCCTCGCATCGATGAAGAAAATAAGCCGTTTTGGGAAGCCTGCGCTCGGCACGAATTATACGTTCAGAAGTGTCGTAGCTGTGGCAAAGTCTTCTACTACGCACGCTCGTTTTGCCCGGAGGATCTGTCGCAAGACCTTGAATGGGTCAAATGCAGCGGCAAAGGGAAAGTCTACACCTTTACAGTCACGCGACAGAACCAAAGCGCAGGTTTCCGTGACAACCTGCCCTACATTATGGCGTATGTTGAGCTTGACGAAGGTGTACGCATGCTGACGAATATCGTTGAGTGCAAACCCGAAGATGTGAAGATCGGCATGCCAGTCGAAGTCACGTTTGAAGATGCCACCCCAGAAATTTCGATCCCGCTATTTCGGCCTGCAAGATAA